CTAATTGATTGCTTTGAATTGGACAAACTTTTTTTCTATTAAGGAGTATAAATATGCGAACTTAGCATTACAAAAATAATTAGTAGGGATATGTGTGCGAAGTCTTCAATTATAAAATTGGACTGAGACAATTTTAATCAAATGACATAAGACAATGATAATTTATATATCTAACCTCAACTTGCTTAGACTGCAAAAGCCGTTATATTTATTCATTGCACCTTTAACAAGTGGTATATGAAGTATAAAGGTGGATGAGCACGATCAAGGCAAAAAGAAGAGACTAACCTTTCTTTTCACAAAACTTATTTAGAACCGAAAGGAAAACGATGAGGACAGCAACACCAGCTATAAGCCCAATTGTAATTGCAAGTGTCTTTTCAACATCTTCATCTCCTGAAATTGTATATAGGGCTAAACTTAGGTAAgtactctctctctatatatatattgtcaAATAAAACTGATCAGcaacttattaaatttaaagtaAGTTTATAACAACAAAATGATATCTAATAGCATCAAGATTTAATTGCCGTTGTGATAAAATTTGGCCGCTTGACAGATTAATTAGCAGAACTTCAAGAAGATTCACTTATATTATACCTTTGTACTTCTTAAACTTTGTTAGAACCAAGTATGTTAAAAACTAATATAATCAAGCCTCTCTGTAATATTCATTCTCGATAACAATATTTTACTATACACGATcaagtttttttgaaaataaaattttcacgttatattatattttatattctCTATATTAATATTTTGCTATAGCAACTAAAACGTATAAATACGAATGGTGCTACTATAGCAGAGGTTTGAATGTAGTTTAAATTGATAGAAATCTCATATTTTATCAACTTACCTTTTTTTAAAGGGGTATCACCCTGGCATATTATATCAACTTTTATTTCCATTTTAGAATCTAGTCATCATTCATATACTTTGAATTTGTTCTAACTTCTCCTACTCGCATATGTTAGAAGTGTGACCATTCTCGTACACTactagaacaacaacaacaacccagtataatcccactagtgaggtcttgggagggtagtgtgtatgcagaccttacccctaccctgagatagagaggttgtttccgatagaccctcgactccctccctccaagaattccccaacttgctcttggggtgactcgaactcacaaactCTTGATTGGAAgcggagggtgcttaccactaaagcaacccactcttgtcctCGTACACTACTAGAACCAAAACTTGAATATATGGGTGGCATGGAATTTTCCTTTCCAAGTGAAATTTCTCAATATATGCAAGAGTGACCACTTTTTCTTTGTCATTACTTATAAGACTAAACTTCCTGCAAGTTCTCTTGCATTTGGAAAATAACAAAAGGCCATATGCATGGACTGCTTGAATCTTTCCTAGAAATAACGTACTCGCACAGTTTCAAAAAGATaatactttttaatttttgagtcaaataagtTATTCTGTAATTTTTTCATatgccttttaaatattttgaattattaattattgtaacttatagtacttttatatagttttcataaatttattttaaaagagacTTCAAGATTCTATGTCCGAATTTATAGTCAAAATTAAGAAGTTTGAGTTTCGAAATTCGAAAAATATCATCCTTTTTAGAACAAAGGGGGTGACGTTTACATTGATGATTAACATGTAACAGGTGATTATTTTTTCGAATGATATCTAACCCTTAAGCTATGATCAAGTGATTATGCAATTAATTTATGCTTAGCGTACGAATCACCAAGGTTAATTACCTAATGATATCCACAATTAAAGGTGGAAGTGATCAACTTGTAAAAAAAGCTTTACAATCAAATTATAATGAGATGAAAACATTAATTATTTTATGTTCATTCTTTTTGGGTGGTAATCATGATCAAGAAGAAGGATTGAGGCACTTCCTCAAACCATGAGAAAAAGCTCTTACCATTATGATGTTTGTTGATCTTTGATAAAAGGAAGAAAGCAAGAATAGTAAAACATACTTTTTCTTCACTTTTACAAAATTTGAAACTTGTGCGAGTATAATGCAAATAAAGCAAAAAGGACATACAGAAAAAGACTTTCTCCCCACCTCACCTATATTTTTGATTAATTAGTTacgaaaattaattaaattagagTTGGATTAATCACCTTACACCTATCATAATAACTCatccaaaaaaagaaaataaaaaggaaacatTTGTCCCTCCCGATAACGGCGGAATAACCAAGAAATAATCGCTGTGTCAATACTTAAAATTTTTTGTCAAATCCAAACATCAAACCTTAACTTAATATTTTACAATATTTacttaaaaagaataaattaatCTAACATCCATCCTCATTTTCAATTTCAACTACCATCAActtaaataaaagaagaaaatcaagagccatttttccaaaatttccccCGACAAGTGTCTAGTATGAACATATTATTATGTATACCGTTGTTCAAATTGAAATATGCCTTAATTCgagtgattaaattaaatatgcAGACAAATTTAACGGATTGCCAATACATTtcgctaaagaaaaataaaatttaattagacTACATGGACTTAAAAGCAATTTAACAATTCTCCTAACAATTCATGAAAACTTGGCGCAACTTAAATTTATCAATTACCGCAgagaagtgaaaaaaaaaaagaagaagaaaagaaccaaTAAATCACTTAGGattttataatttcaaattttaactaACATGGACCAAATAAACAGAAAGCTAAAAACTATGCACCACCGCCACCAGTCATGGTGGCGGAGAAGCTTACCGCTTTTAGAGGTGAATCCACGCTCCGAGAATCGCGCGTAGCATTTGGTCAAAAACATATCTCCCCAAGGTGAGGACCCACACTCACTTTTCAGCTGTCTGATCGCCTCCGTTAAGCAATCTTCACACTCACTCACACTCAAATCTTGCGTACACTGAGCCACAGCCTGAATTTTCCCAGACCCGCCAACTCTAAAATATTGACCTTGTGGCACAGCTCCTAAATAAGTCAAAACGGCATCGTTTCTAGTCAACATTTCATTATCATCCATAATCGACGGTCCACATTTGTGCATGACAACACCTTTGTCTTCCACACCAAGAAAAGAAACATTATCGTATTTCACGAAACACCCATCTAACTGCAACGCGCCGCCGCACGTGGTGGTGCAGAGCGTCCCGACTCGGCTCACTGCCGTAGCCACGCATTTCCGGCAGTCGGAGTTTCCCAAGTCGCCTCGGCACTGAAAAAGTCCataaacgatgtcgttttgactcGAACCCGGTAGAGAAATCTTGAAGTTGTTGAAATTTGCGTAAGATGCTGAGTTGACTAGTGAAGTGAGGAGCGAGTTAACGTTTGACTCGTAAACTGTACCAGGATTGTATTTCTGTTGTGAACATCCACCATAAACGAAGGATTGTATAGAAGCATTTGATTGGTACGTGAAAAACAAGAATATAATTATCATATAAACAAGAAGAACATGAAGAGAAAATTCTTTGATATACAGCTTCATATTTTGTTCTTCTAGTTTTTTGAAGTAATGGCCAGTGATCTATATATTTTTGTATGGAAATATGTGGTGAACTCAATTAGAAATATATGTGATTAAAGTTAAATGGGTATGGGAAATGGACCaggggtctatatatatatataatatataggaCGACGAGTATAGCTACGGcatgaaaaaagaagagaaaaatgaaagtcTTTGGCGTTTGGTATGGTGAGGGGCTATAGCCTATAGATATGGATACAGTTTTTATggacaaagaaaaataatatacaGTCTAGTTGTGCTTTTGTTTAgaagtttatcttccgcattcagtatgttatgatatcacatgttgattcagccagccagttggttcgctcggtcacatgtagtcaggcagcGGGTGCCGTGTTACGTCTAAGCTCAGGTTCGGgcatgacaaagcttggtatcagagccactaggttcaagagtcctagAGAGTCTATGAAGCTGTAtctagtggagtttcctttatatgtgtgtgccggCCACTCATATAAACGGTTAAATACCAAGACATCCATGATTGTCTtatttctttctactctagatcgtccCGTGAAGTTTAGAGCAATAGgtaaccttctcttcctatcgaattccaaacGTATTGGATGCCCAAGCAACGCGCAGGAAAAACCCAAGGTTCTAGAGAGGATGATTGCCCATTGGGGTATATTTATAGAGTACATGTTGAATGAGATTCGAGAGGATGTTGAAAGTGGGATGCAATTGATAGTAGTAAAAAATATTTAGAGCATAACCTTATTAGAAAGTACAAAATCAGTTATCATATTTTATGGTTATCGGTTtacctcagttaccagttatGTCATCTTTCAGTTAGCAGGTTATGGTTATTTAGTATGCCAATATTCAGTTACCAGGTCACCAATTTTCAGTGTATCCAGATTTTGGCGACTTGTGAGTATACAGTGATGCCTATGGGTGCTAAAAGAAAATGTGAGTGACAGTGATAATAGCAAAATCTTCGTATATTTTATGTCTGGATTAAGGCCCAAGACTCACCGGATGATTCATGAAGTGATTTATCAGATGATGGTATACTCTGAAGGACAAGTTTGAGTATGGTAGTGTATCCATGTGTGTTTTACCTCATGAAACAATTTCATTTTTAATTCTTGAAAATTGAGCCACATgttggatgatgatagttcagATGTCATACCCTATAGTGTAATAGGTTAAGAATTTAAATGCAGCGGGCATATAGTTTTGGACAGAAAAAGGGCCTAAGGAAAAAATACCTAGGAGTCAAAAACATTGGTCATTACCAACGATGTGTTTTGTTTGTATGACTTATGCATATGactaagaagatatgatgtacgaaatgagaaccaagagcaACCTATATTGAATTTCAGgaaatgattttaagttgtttagatttattcaaatcagaattAGAAAGtaccatgtcacgacccaaaatctcacctctcgtgatgacgcctatctcaatactaggtaaACTGATAATCTTAATAAaataccatatcttttaagtttgaaaacataagatttaaattcagcggaagaaatctcacaattacatatataaacactcccagaacccggtgtcactgagtacatgagcatctaatatgaatacaaagtctgattgataaaacactgtctgaaagtatagaacaatacaataactgaaagaaagggAGTCAAGGTAAGTGGACTCCAGGCAACTATCTtaatagtctccaactgatagaaCTCTGAGATCTAACGGTCGTCGTGTCCGAAAGTAcccgaatctgcacacgaggtgcaaagtgtaatatgagtacatctaagtcaataagtaacaagactaacctttgggctgaaagtagtggcgagctctgcaggtacagtccagtataaataataacaatacataaatataggcatgctttcaagttcaacagttgctTTCAGTACAAATAAAACAGATCAATTCTGAACAATACGAGGAATATGACATCAATGTATCTACATGAcaatgtacatactgtatgtgatgTACCTTAGTGAAAATTCCATTTACTCACAATCTAAAATACTCAattactcagtactgtatatggccaatccagcgtAGGGAatatccatcccaaatatatatgtatattcatcaactgacagtcagtcactcagtactgtataaggtcAATCCAGTCCAGGGGAAGTTCCATCCCCAAATAttaatgattcggacaagatccatatccaggaaacatccatcccttaatataatgcttcgggcaagatccgtGCCCAgtgaagatccatccctcaatatagaTGCTTCaagcaagatccatgcccagggaagatccatccctcactATAAATGCTTCAGGTAAGATCTAtgccaagggaagatccatcccttaatatccatcccttaatataaatgcttcgggcaagatccatgcccagggaagatccatcccttaatataaatgcttcgggcaagatccataccaacggaagatccatccctcaatataaatcaactgcgctcactagaggtgtgtgcagactccggaggggctccatcaacccaagcgctataaatcaACCGCACTCAttaggggtgtgtgcagactctggaggggctccttcatcccaagcactatataaagctgatatggcctactgcggcgtgcagtccgatcccataataataataaagcctataaggcctgctgctgGCTGCCATGCTGCGGTGTACAACCTGatcctataataataataataataataataataataataataataataataataataataataataataataataataataataataataataataataatatataaagccaatCTGGCTTGCTACGCCGCGCAGCTCCCGATTtaataaatatcctcacaatggatgagcatgactgagtatgaaatgtacattttaaaataattaattcaatagcaacacgaccctatgggtcccaaaatatcggcacatagcctaaacatgatctttattacgAGCCTCAGTttaattcctctaacacgtgtggcatgttcagataataacatgattctttaactttgaaacttcacaggatttattcaagttAATTTATATGGTGGACGTCTacacgctcgtcaactatcgtatgtgtcacctccaaacaatttatataataCCAATTCGGGGATTCATTCCCTTAGAATCaattttagaagtattacttacctcgaacaagacgaatctaatgtcgagcaagctaaacaatgctccagaaatcccattctgcACGTATCAACTTCTGAAAGGCTCGAatctagggctgcttatcgggcggattgggcggttaattactcttaacgatttggcttaacggttatcgtcttttaaatgtattaatccgctagccacccgacaagatatcgggcggattggtatcggtttagctcttatcgggcggttatcgggcggtttatcggcctaattcaatctatattgcgtgcATTAATTATTTGCTGACtgcctagcatacaaattcagaataggaaattacacattgagtccagacatacatgtctgttaacgcctacataagaatgatgtagtgtgtcatGTGTTGTAGAGTGAAAAACGTTGTGGCACAACATTGctgttcttctattaaacatagacaacatgcattaatttaaaaaaataaaagcagaggTGAACCATTGACAACAAATTAAACAATCTTGTTGTAGGGTGGGAGAATAAGCTAAGCTAAGCCAAGCCTGGGATCTTCTGATGCGTAGTACGTAAGGGttctgattatttaggaattaagcgttagaacttagagatagagtactggaagaagtggaaggatttttgagatatatatatatatatatatatatatatatatatatatatatatatattcttaacgggttaacggattatctgttaagaaaattgaataatccgcccccaaaccgataagccattaataaaaaaatttcaatctgttccccatccgttaaaccgttaaaccgataccaataagccattaagcttcggtttcggttcgattttcgatttcggttcggttttgaacacccctactaGAATCTAGCTACAactaattcgattcagtcaataccaattattgtaattaattccataagaaaatactaattttttaataaaaatcctaaattaactcaaaaattaccagtggggcccacgtctcggaacccgacaaaatttacaaaatatgaaagcccattcaaccacgagttcaaccatttcaattttattaaatttcgacatcaactcgaccctcaaatcttcaaattaaagtctatgaaattttctactattttcaacccaaaacactaatatgttgataaaaacaacaatagatttgtataatttaatcaaaactgagttagaatcacttacctcaatccatatggtgaaaatcgcctaaaaatcgcttcaatccgaggtCCATAGatccaaatgtgttaaaatggaTGAAACCTTAAAATATAGCTTATGTCCAGACATTtactcttcacgatcgcggaaaatacttcgtgatcgcgaagcacaaaaatttacagcccaaaatttgcctttcgcGATTGCGAAAAACcactcgcaatcgcgaagaacaaactcaccaactcttccagacagcctctagtataatggtcataactttttgtataaaattccaaatgataaatggtttgactttccgaaaatagacatcaagggctacaactttcatttttggatcatctccaaattccttataaattacgagatataaacttccaaagtcgggtcagtgcaacagagattttgttttacgcgatcgcgaaagagcttccACGACTCACAAGGTCCCAAATTtctgtttgctcttcgcgaatgcaaccAAATGTtcgtgatcgcgatgcacaactcTGTAGACaaaaccagcaattaaaaatggcttagaaatgatccgaaaccaccccgaaactcacccgagcctctcgggacctcaaccaaatatatcaacaagtcctaaaacatcatacgaacttagttgaagcctaatatcatatcaaacaatgctaaaatcacgaatcatgcccaaattcaagcttaatgaaactaaaaaattccaacttctacattcgatgccgtaacctatcgaatcaagtccgattgacctcaaattttgcacacaagtcataaatgacataaaagacctatttcaatttccagaatcggattccaaccccgatataaaaaagtcaactcccggtcaaacttccaaacttaaatttttattttagccatttcaagcctaatttagctatgggcttccaaataatttttcggacacgcttctaagtccaaaatcaccatacgaagctattggaatcatcaaatttttattccggggtcgtttacatataactCGActtccggtcactattttaacctaAGCCTTAAGCCTTGgatttcattcttccaaactaactccgaaatacctgaaaaccaaaaccgacaattcacacaagtcttaATACATCGTATGAAGGTATtaaagacttcaaatagtagaaaggagcataaatgcccaaaacgaccggtcgggtcgttatattctcccccacttaaacatacgttcgtcctcgaacgtaccaagagttgtttccaagctaTCGAATAACTATTTCACCTTACCACGCAcctccttaccatgcacatacctgggggtgatcccacgtcaccctattctatataggcctgacaacataatacaactgaaaatcattaattaaaCCTTAGCTGATAAACTTAGaacccaaatttccaacatccaaaattcttttcaagacacgaatctcatatctacacattgtataagtttgaacaagctgtatcaagccataaccataaccccagatataatcacgtAACATACTACTCAACTCAcatgctcgcagcaccattctcgatcacagtaactacttcAAAACCAACCCGATACTgatattaaaccccatatcaaacaaaacctcgttccaaaaccttcgtacactgctgataatgaaagaaacacgcggaaatctcatgaccccttatcag
The nucleotide sequence above comes from Nicotiana tabacum cultivar K326 chromosome 12, ASM71507v2, whole genome shotgun sequence. Encoded proteins:
- the LOC107765120 gene encoding plasmodesmata-located protein 6 isoform X2, coding for MKLYIKEFSLHVLLVYMIIIFLFFTYQSNASIQSFVYGGCSQQKYNPGTVYESNVNSLLTSLVNSASYANFNNFKISLPGSSQNDIVYGLFQCRGDLGNSDCRKCVATAVSRVGTLCTTTCGGALQLDGCFVKYDNVSFLGVEDKGVVMHKCGPSIMDDNEMLTRNDAVLTYLGAVPQGQYFRVGGSGKIQAVAQCTQDLSVSECEDCLTEAIRQLKSECGSSPWGDMFLTKCYARFSERGFTSKSGDEDVEKTLAITIGLIAGVAVLIVFLSVLNKFCEKKGGK
- the LOC107765120 gene encoding plasmodesmata-located protein 6 isoform X1; amino-acid sequence: MKLYIKEFSLHVLLVYMIIIFLFFTYQSNASIQSFVYGGCSQQKYNPGTVYESNVNSLLTSLVNSASYANFNNFKISLPGSSQNDIVYGLFQCRGDLGNSDCRKCVATAVSRVGTLCTTTCGGALQLDGCFVKYDNVSFLGVEDKGVVMHKCGPSIMDDNEMLTRNDAVLTYLGAVPQGQYFRVGGSGKIQAVAQCTQDLSVSECEDCLTEAIRQLKSECGSSPWGDMFLTKCYARFSERGFTSKSALYTISGDEDVEKTLAITIGLIAGVAVLIVFLSVLNKFCEKKGGK